The Alkalibacter rhizosphaerae genomic sequence TTTCCGGCACTTCGTACCAGTTGTCCGCCTTTTCCTGCTTTTAGTTCCACGTTGTGTACGATGGTACCTACAGGAATGTTTACCAGGGGAAGAGCATTTCCAACTTTGATGTCAGAACCTTCACCCGATTCTACAAAATCTCCCACCTTCAAGTTCAGGGGTGCGATGATGTATCTTTTCTCCCCGTCCAGGTAGTGCAGCAATGCAATGTTGGCACTTCTGTTCGGATCGTACTCGATGCTGGCCACTTTGGCTTTGATCCCGTCCTTGTTTCTCTTAAAGTCAATGATTCTATATTTTCTTTTTGCTCCGCCGCCTTTGTGACGGACCGTGATTTTACCGTGTGCATTTCTTCCGGCCGTGTGCTTCAATGGAGCAAGAAGAGATTTTTCCGGCGTGCTTGTTGTCACTTCGCTATAGGTGTTCACGCTCATGTTTCTTCTTCCGGCAGAAGTCGGTTTGTATTTCTTGATACCCATTTCACTTTACCTCCTTTTTACGTCGAGACCTTTCGTCCCTTTTTATTAGATGCCTTCAAAGAACTCGATGGATTTGCTGTCTGGAGTAAGTTTTACAATGGCTTTTTTCCAGTTTGCACGTCGTCCGAGATATTTTCCCATCCGCTTCATTTTTCCATTCATGTTCATGGTAAATACTTTTTCCACTTTGACGCCAAAAATCGTTTCTACGGCATTCTTGATCTGGATCTTGTTTGCATCTTTTTTTACTTTAAATGTGTACTTGTTCTCACCGATGTCATCCATACTTCTTTCCGTAACGATCGGCTTTATGATAATGTCATGAGGGCTAAGCATTATGCGTACACCTCCTCTATTTTCTCTACGGAACCTTTCGTTGCCACCAGGCAATCGTAATTCAGCAAGTCATAAACGTTCAAAGTGTCCACCGTTGCTGTAATGACACCTTCGATATTTCTTGCGGACTTGTAAATATTTTCATTGACGCTGTCCAGCACGATGATCGTTTTCTTGCCTGCTTTTATTGCAGATAAAATGGCAGTCATTTCTTTTGTCTTCGGAGCATCCATAACGATGGAATCCAAAACCAGCAATTCATTTTCAGCCACTTTAGCAGAAAGAACGGATTTCATTGCCAATCGATTCATTTTCTTGTTGACTTTTTTAGTATAATCTCTTGGTTTCGGTGCAAAGATCACGCCGCCGCCTTTCCACAATGGAGAACGAATGGTACCGGCTCTCGCCCTTCCCGTTCCTTTTTGTCTCCAAGGTTTTCTGCCTCCGCCTCGAACTTCAGAACGGGTCTTTGCAGATTGTGTCCCCTGTCGCTTGTTGGCCAATTGTGCCACAACAACTTGGTGTACTGCAGCTTCGTTCGGTTCGATGCCGAATATTGCATCGCTTAATGTCAGTTCTTCTATTTTTTCCCCTTTAATATTGATTACATCAATTTTAGGCATTTTTATTCCTCCTTTCCGATCTTACTTTTTAACGGTTTCTTTTATCGTAATCAAGCTTCCCCGGATCCCCGGCACTGCGCCTTTTACCAAAAGAAGGTTTCTATCCGCATCCACTTTGACGATCTCCAAATTTTGTACCGTCACTTGTACGTTACCCATTTGTCCCGGCAGCTTCTTTCCTTTAAATACTCTGGAAGGACTGGAAGATGCACCCATGGATCCTGGGGAGCGGTGATACTTGGAACCGTGCTTCATTGGTCCTCTGGATTGGTTGTGTCTTTTGATGACACCCTGGAATCCCTTTCCCTTGGAAGTTCCGGTAACGTCGATCTTGTCTCCGTTTTCAAATACGTCTGCTTTTACGTCCTGGCCTACTTCGTAAGCGGCTGCATCTGCAACTCGGAACTCTTTAAGGATCCGTTTGTATGCCAGCTCGTTTTTGTCGAAATGACCTTTTCGCGGTTTCGTTACTTTTTTCTCTTTTACATCGCCATAACCCAACTGGATGCTGTTGTATCCATCTGTATCAAGGCTTTTTACCTGAACCACCTGGCAAGGTCCTGCTTCTACTACGGTGACAGGCACCAATTGGCCTTCCTCCGTAAAGATTTGGGTCATGCCGAGTTTTTTTCCTATGATTACTTTCTCCATTTGTTGCACCTCCTAATAATTAGCGGATCACCCTCAGGCGATCATAATCTCATTAAAGCTTGATCTCGATATCTACACCAGCCGGCAGATCCAGCCGCATCAATGCGTCTACTGTCTTTGGCGTCGGGTTCAAGATGTCGATCAGTCTTTTGTGAGTTCTCATTTCAAACTGCTCTCTGGAATCTTTGTACTTGTGTACTGCACGAAGAATGGTGATGATCTCTTTTTCTGTCGGCAACGGAACTGGGCCCGATACACCTGCACCTGTTCTTTTTGCAGTTTCCACGATTTTCTGTGCGGATTGATCCAATACCTTGTGATCATACGCTTTCAATCTGATTCTGATCTTTTGTTTTGCCATACCTAATTTTCCCTCCTTACTTTTCTTTTAGGTACGACCGAATCCCTCGAACACTCTTCCGGGCGTTCACAATATTTTTTTAATAAAATATCGTTGAAATTCGTCGTCCGATTCATGATCTGGACATACTCCGAGAAAATTCCCTCTGGAAAAAAGCAACCTTTCTCTTCATCGCATAAAGTCACAGCTTAAATATTATACCTTAAAGAACTTCCAACCTCAATACTTTTTGCATGCATTTTCATGAGTTTTCACATGTTTTTCATGTTTTTTTGTGTTTTTTTAAAAAAGAGGACGCTATTCTGCGTCCTCCTGATGTTTTTCCCGATCGATTACTCGACGATCTCTGCTACGACACCGGATGCAACGGTTCGTCCACCTTCTCGGATGGCGAAACGCAAGCCTTCTTCGATGGCGATGGGAGTGATCAATTGGATCTCCATGGCGATGTTGTCGCCAGGCATTACCATCTCCACGCCTTCGCCCAGCTCGATGATGCCGGTCACGTCAGTGGTTCTGAAATAAAACTGCGGTCGGTATCCGTTGAAGAAAGGAGTATGTCGTCCACCCTCTTCTTTTGTCAATACGTATACTTCCGACTTGAATTTGGTGTGGGGATTTACAGTTCCCGGCTTGGCCAATACTTGTCCACGCTCGATCTCTGTTCGGTCCACTCCTCGAAGCAACGCTCCGATGTTGTCTCCGGCTACTGCCTGATCCAACAGTTTTCTAAACATCTCTACTCCGGTAACGACTACTTTTCTTCTCGTTTCCGTCATTCCGATGATCTCTACTTCTTCACCGACTTTGATGGTTCCACGCTCTACTCTACCTGTAGCTACAGTTCCTCGTCCTGTGATGGAGAAGACGTCCTCTACCGGCATCAGGAAGGGCTTGTCCGTTGCTCTTTCCGGGTCCGGGATGTACTCGTCTACCTCTTTCATCAGTTCAACGATCTTGTCGCCCCATTCTCCGTCTGGATCTTCCAGTGCACGAAGGGCGCTTCCTACTACGATGGGCGTGTCGTCGCCTGGGAATTCATATTCGTTGAGCAGCTCTCGTACTTCCATTTCCACCAGTTCGATCAACTCGTCGTCGTCGACCATGTCGGCTTTGTTCAGGAATACAACGATGTAAGGTACTCCTACCTGTCTGGACAAGAGGATGTGCTCTCTTGTTTGAGGCATGGGGCCGTCTGCTGCACTTACTACCAGGATGGCTCCGTCCATTTGGGCGGCTCCTGTGATCATGTTCTTTACGTAGTCGGCGTGTCCCGGGCAGTCTACGTGAGCGTAGTGTCTTGCATCTGTTTCGTACTCTACGTGAGAAGTGGAGATGGTGATCCCTCTTTCTCTCTCTTCCGGTGCCTTGTCGATCTTGTCAAATGCTACAGCGGATCCTGTTCCGAATCTTTTGTTCAATACTGTTGTGATCGCTGCCGTCAACGTCGTTTTGCCGTGGTCTACGTGTCCAATGGTTCCAATGTTTACGTGGGTTTTGTTTCTTTCAAATTTTGCTTTTCCCATCTTAATACCCTCCTAATTATTTTTTGCCTTCCATGATTTGCTCGGAAATGCTCTTTGGTACTTCTTCATAGTGATCAAATTGGTAGGAATATACGCCTCGACCCTGGGTCTTGCTTCGAAGGTCTGTGGCATATCCAAACATCTCGGACAATGGAACGAATCCACGTACGACTTGCACATTTCCTCGCGGTTCCATACCTTCGATTCGGCCACGTCTGGAGTTCAAGTCTCCAATGACGTCTCCCATATATTCTTCCGGTACGGTGATTTCGATTTTGAAGATCGGCTCCAGGATCACTGGATCCGCTTTTTTGCAGCCCTCTTTGAAGGCCATGGATCCTGCAATTTTAAATGCCATCTCCGAAGAGTCGACATCGTGGTAGGATCCGTCTACCAGGGTAGCCCGGAAGTCCAATACCGGATAACCGGCAAGTACACCGTTTTCCATGGCTTCTCGAATCCCTTGATCGACCGGCGCAATAAATTCTTTCGGTATGGATCCCCAACGATCTTGTTGACGAATTCATATCCTTCGCCTGGTTGTCTCGGTTCCAGTTCCAGCCATACGTGACCATACTGGCCCCGACCACCGGATTGTCGTGCAAACTTTCCTTCCACTCGGACGTGCTTTCGAATGGTTTCTCGATAAGCTACCTGTGGTTTTCCTACATTTGCCTCCACTTTGAATTCTCGAAGCATACGGTCTACGATGATGTCCAAATGCAACTCTCCCATTCCGGAGATGATGGTTTGACCTGTTTCCGAATCCGTGTACGTTCTGAATGTAGGATCTTCTTCTGCAAGTTTCTGCAGTGCGATGCTCATTTTATCTTGACCTGCTTTTGTTTTCGGTTCAATGGCAACGGAGATTACCGGTTCCGGGAAATCCATGGACTCCAGAATGACCTGGTCGCTTTCTACACAAAGAGTGTCTCCTGTAGTGGTATCTTTCAAACCTACGGCTGCAGCAATATCTCCAGTGTAGACCATGTCGATCTCTTCCCGGTGGTTCGCATGCATCTGCAGGATCCGGCCGATCCGCTCTTTTTTTCCTTTGGTTGAATTATATACATAGGATCCGGAATTCAATACACCGGAGTAAACCCGGAAGAATGCCAGTTTACCAACATAGGGGTCTGTCATGATCTTGAACGCCAGTGCAGAAAACGGACCGTCGTCGTCTGCCGGTCGCGAGATCTCCTCGTCCGTCTTGGGGTCGATCCCCTTGATGGCCGGTACGTCCAGCGGAGAAGGCATGTACTCTACAACTGCATCCAACATGGGTTGTACCCCTTTGTTTTTGTAGGAGGATCCACACAGTACCGGGATCATGCTTACAGCTACCGTCGCTTTACGAATGGCGGCATTGATCTCAGCCGGCGAAATCTCTTCTCCTTCCAAAAACTTCATCATCAATTCTTCGTCGAAGTCGGAAATGTGCTCCAACAGGTTTTCCCGATA encodes the following:
- the rpsJ gene encoding 30S ribosomal protein S10; protein product: MAKQKIRIRLKAYDHKVLDQSAQKIVETAKRTGAGVSGPVPLPTEKEIITILRAVHKYKDSREQFEMRTHKRLIDILNPTPKTVDALMRLDLPAGVDIEIKL
- the rplC gene encoding 50S ribosomal protein L3, whose translation is MEKVIIGKKLGMTQIFTEEGQLVPVTVVEAGPCQVVQVKSLDTDGYNSIQLGYGDVKEKKVTKPRKGHFDKNELAYKRILKEFRVADAAAYEVGQDVKADVFENGDKIDVTGTSKGKGFQGVIKRHNQSRGPMKHGSKYHRSPGSMGASSSPSRVFKGKKLPGQMGNVQVTVQNLEIVKVDADRNLLLVKGAVPGIRGSLITIKETVKK
- the rplW gene encoding 50S ribosomal protein L23 — protein: MLSPHDIIIKPIVTERSMDDIGENKYTFKVKKDANKIQIKNAVETIFGVKVEKVFTMNMNGKMKRMGKYLGRRANWKKAIVKLTPDSKSIEFFEGI
- the rplD gene encoding 50S ribosomal protein L4, with translation MPKIDVINIKGEKIEELTLSDAIFGIEPNEAAVHQVVVAQLANKRQGTQSAKTRSEVRGGGRKPWRQKGTGRARAGTIRSPLWKGGGVIFAPKPRDYTKKVNKKMNRLAMKSVLSAKVAENELLVLDSIVMDAPKTKEMTAILSAIKAGKKTIIVLDSVNENIYKSARNIEGVITATVDTLNVYDLLNYDCLVATKGSVEKIEEVYA
- the rplB gene encoding 50S ribosomal protein L2, whose amino-acid sequence is MGIKKYKPTSAGRRNMSVNTYSEVTTSTPEKSLLAPLKHTAGRNAHGKITVRHKGGGAKRKYRIIDFKRNKDGIKAKVASIEYDPNRSANIALLHYLDGEKRYIIAPLNLKVGDFVESGEGSDIKVGNALPLVNIPVGTIVHNVELKAGKGGQLVRSAGNSAQLMAKENSYAVLRLPSGEMRMVRQECRATVGQVGNADHANVRIGKAGRKRHMGIRPTVRGSVMNPNDHPHGGGEGKAPIGRPGPSTPWGKPALGYKTRKKNKSSDKYIVRRRTK
- the tuf gene encoding elongation factor Tu — translated: MGKAKFERNKTHVNIGTIGHVDHGKTTLTAAITTVLNKRFGTGSAVAFDKIDKAPEERERGITISTSHVEYETDARHYAHVDCPGHADYVKNMITGAAQMDGAILVVSAADGPMPQTREHILLSRQVGVPYIVVFLNKADMVDDDELIELVEMEVRELLNEYEFPGDDTPIVVGSALRALEDPDGEWGDKIVELMKEVDEYIPDPERATDKPFLMPVEDVFSITGRGTVATGRVERGTIKVGEEVEIIGMTETRRKVVVTGVEMFRKLLDQAVAGDNIGALLRGVDRTEIERGQVLAKPGTVNPHTKFKSEVYVLTKEEGGRHTPFFNGYRPQFYFRTTDVTGIIELGEGVEMVMPGDNIAMEIQLITPIAIEEGLRFAIREGGRTVASGVVAEIVE